The following DNA comes from Enterocloster bolteae.
TGGCAATGTCTCTTAACAGGGACGTCATCAACCAGTCCATCGTTGCCTCCAGGCCGGAATCATCCTATGCTTTTGTGCCTCACGGCATTCCCTATGAGGGCTCCAGCGAAGATTACCGCACCACGGTGGGCAACCTGTTCACAGAGGATGTGGAGGCTGCAAAGGCGCTTATGGAAGAAGCAGGATACCCGGGCGGAGAGGGATACCCTACTCTGACTCTGATTACCCAGAACGACCAGGAGAAAAAAGACGTGGCCCAGGCCATGCAGGCTATGTGGAAGGAAAATCTGGGAGTGAATGTGGAGATTGTTACCTTTGAGCCAAAGGTATACTGGGATGAGCAGACAGCCGGCAATTTTGATATCTGCTATGACGGCTGGACCGGCGATTATCCTGACCCCAGCACCAATCTGGACTGCTTCCTTCTCCAGAGAAATGAAACCCAGTGCCGCTGGCTCAACGACCAGGCCAAGGAATACGACAGCATGATGAAAGAGGCCAGGAGCCTTACGGACAACAAGAAGCGCATGGAGCTGTTTGAGGCAGGCGAGAAGCTTCTGATGGAGGAGATGCCCATACTGCCTCTGTACTACCGCAATGCACAGCTTCTGGTGAAGCCGGGATGCGAGGGCGTTATCAAGACTTATATTGGACATACGATATTTAAATATGCTGATAAGCAGTAGGCATGGTGAGAGAGCCAGGCCATAGTGAGTAAGCAAAGCGAGTAAGCAAAGTAAGTAAGCAGAGTAAGAGGTGCCCACGCCTGGGAATCAGGAGTGGGCAGCTTTTTGGCCGGAGCGCGCCGGAAAACAGTTTTCCGGTATATTCCGGATTAAGGATGAAAGGACGGATTGAGACAGATGGTATTTCCGGAGAGACTTAGGGAAGGGGACACAGTGGGGCTGGTGTCTCCAGCGTTTCCTGTAAAGGAAGAGGAGAGGGACGGCTGCGTAAAGCTGCTGGAGGGCATGGGGTACCGGGTAAAGCTGGGCACATGTCTTGAGAACATGTATAATTTCCACAATTATCTGGCAGGGGATGCCGGGGCCCGGGGAGAGGACATAAACCGCATGTTTGCGGATCCGCAGGTGAAGGCGGTTTTCTGTGTGCGGGGAGGATATGGCAGCTCCCAAATCATGAAATACCTGGATTTTGACCTGGTGAAGCAAAATCCCAAGATTTTTGTTGGATACAGCGACATAACAAACCTTCACTCAGCATTCCAGATGTTTGGGAATCTGGTTACCTTCCATGGTCCCATGGTGTGCTCCAACATGCTGAAGGACTTTGACGCCTACACCAGGTCCGGTCTGTTTGCGGCCCTCAATATGGAGGAGGAGCTGGAGTTTCGTAACCCGCCCGGTGAGGAGGGCTTTAAGACCATCCGGGGAGGGGAGGCAGAGGGCATTCTGGCGGGCGGAAATATATCTGTGCTGGCCAGGGCCTGCGGTACCTTCTATCAGCTGGACACCAGGGATAAGATTCTGTTTCTGGAGGATGTGGAGGAAGGCATTGCCTCCCTTGACATGTATATTACCCAGATGGAGTATGCGGGGATGTTTGAACACGCTGCGGGAATTCTCCTGGGAGATTTTACGGACTGTACCAATGACCGGTATGACGGCACCTATCAGATAGAGGAATTCCTTCATGACCGCTTTGGAACCTTTGATTTGCCTGTGATGTATCATATCAGGTCAGGCCACGACAAGCCCATGGGTACCCTGCCCTTTGGCACCATGTGCCGTATGGACGGGGACAATAAACGGCTCCGGTTTTACCGGCAGCTGCGGTAGATTCAACGGAAGATTCAACGGTACATTCAACGGCAGATTCTGCGGCAGACGATGGCTTTGTCACAGCCTTGGCGCAGCCTTTTTCAGGCTCCGGAATAAGGAATTTGGAAAAGGCTGCAAAAAAAGTGCAAAAAAGGACAAGAAATTTAAAAAAAGTGCTTGCAATCTCCAGAGACATATGATAAACTATAGCTCGTTGACAGCAGTCGGCATGAAAGTGCAGAGTCACATCAAGGCTGTCAGAAGTTGTGAGTCTGTAGCTCAGTTGGATAGAGCAACGGCCTTCTAAGCCGTGGGTCGGGGGTTCGAATCCCTTCAGGCTCATTGAGCGTAAGCTCTGATGTTTCATAACTTAATATGGTGGGTATGGCGAAGTTGGTTATCGCGCCAGATTGTGGCTCTGGAGGCCGAGGGTTCGAATCCCTCTACTCACCCTTTTCCCCTTTCCGGGTACGGAGAGGGGATTTTTTGGCTCTTTGTCAATAGTTGGGGTGGGATTTGTTAAAATCCCGCCCCAATTCTATGAAAAGGGCCCTTTTTATGTTTAGTTCCAGGTTTTACTGATTTTGGGCATGCCAAATAAGCCTCCGCATTACCGACCTTTTTATCCTATGATGTACAGTGAAGTATCCGGGTTCGGAACCGTTTGAAATTCCGGATTCCGTAGCTGCTCCGTTTTAACACCTTTATCTTGTTGTTAAATCCTTCTGTGGGACCATTTGTCAACCCGTATTTAAAGGCATTCAGAATTTCTTTTCGCCAGGCCCTGTAGGTCTTAGCACAGGCCTCAAATTCCTTGATCCCACAGCTCTGTGCATTCGCAATCCAGTCATCAAATTCCCTCTGCTGCTGACGATACGCTTCCATCTGGCAGATATCATAAAACCACTCTTTCATGCGGTGTGCCAGACGCAGATCCTCGCTATAGTGAAGCATTAAATCACAGGCCTGTTTGTTCTCATCTTTCAGCTTTTTATAGCGGGTCAGAATGAGTTTCCGGCTGCCTTTATAATACTTACGCAGAGAAACCGGCATGGATCGCTGCAGCCGTTTGCGTACATTTTCAATCGCCCATGTCATCTGCCGGATGAAATGATATTTATCCACGATGATTGTAGCGTTTGGAAAGAAGGTCTGTGCAAGTTCGGTGTAGGGGCGCCACATATCGCAGACGAAGAACTTTACCTTCAGGCGTTCTTTCCTGGGAATGTTCCGCCAATAATCAGCCAGATGGCTCTGTGTCCGATCCGGGAGAATGTCAAGGATCCGGCGCTTTTTCGGATCAACCAGAATGCACTGATATTTACCGGTAGAAGCATTGCCTTTGAATTCGTCAATGGAAAGCGCTTGTGGAAGCTGGTCAGGCGGAGGATAGCAAATCGTGTCCAGAAGGCGGCAGACCGTCTGGACGGAAACACCGGTAAGCTCTGCAATCTGTTTTAAGGAAAAGGTCTGCCGGAGCAGGGAGACAATGTAAAATGCCAGTCTGCGGGTCCTGCGGTGGTAGCTGGGGAGGAACGAATAGGGTTCCGTGAACCGTTTGCGGCAGTATGGGCAGAGGTAGCGGCGTTTGCGAAGGAGCAGGATTACTTGTTTTCCCAGTAAGGGAATGTCCTGGACTTCTTGTAAACGGTAATCATGAATCCGTTTAGTTTTAGCCCCACAGCAGGGACAAGTCTGTTCTACCGGTTGGGACTGGATGAAAATTTTAATGAAAGAGTCTGCCTGAACCACTTTTTTAATAAAAACACCTTCCAAGTTAAGGAAGGCCTTGGTATAATTAGGGTACATCTATAAGGGGTCACCTCCGTAACATTAAACTTTGGTCGGGATAATGCGTTTAGGAGGCTTCTTATAGATGTATTTTATTACAACGAAAAGAATGTTGGAAGTGTGCTTTTCAGCACACCCCAACATTCAGTATAGAACCGATTTTTTTTGTGTTTGATATCCCGGTATGATGCCGGGATATTTTATTTTTTAAAAATGTATATAAATATACATTTTTATGTCAAATTTCTTTGTCAGCTGTGTACGGTTTTTAAAATGAATTGATAAATTGTTGAAAAATACGAGGGGGAGCTGTTTTGGAGTTAAAAAATATGAGGGAAATTAGATAAACTAACCAGAAAATATGTGCGGTATTGAAGAAAAAATGTACTATGATATACTCAAAATCAGGAGATGAGAGATGAAAAATATTATTGATGAAATCAACAAAAGATATGAAAATCTTACTAAATCACAGAAAATAATTGCTGATTTTCTGCTGGAGAATTATGCTCTTGTACCATTTGAAACATTAAATGAAATAGCACATAGAATCGGACTCAGCACCACGTCCTTAATCCGTTTCTCCAGGACGATGGGGTATAAGGACTATACGGATCTGAAGAAAAACATACAGGATTTGATAAAAGTAAAGGTAAGCCTTCCTTCCAGGTTTGGCGAGTTATCTGAACAGGGAGGGACTCCCAATGATTTGCTTCTTCGGTGCAGGGACATTGCCGTGAATAATATCGAGGCCACATTAAGGCTTCAGGACACAGAAAAGCTGGATTTGGCGGTAGACTGGATTAGCAGTGCAAATCATAATTATGTGTTGGGACTTAGGACATGCTTTTCTCCTGCTTTTTACCTGGCTGTGGTGCTGTCTCAGATAAAGAAGAAGGTCCGGCTGATTCAGGGGATTGCCAGCACATATCCTGAGGAAATAACAGATGTGGAAGAGGGGGATGTGTGCACTGTATTCTCCTTTCCGAGATTTTATAAGGAAACGGTAAATATAGCCCATTTCATGAGAAGAAGGGGAGCTAAAGTTATAATCATTACAGGCAAGGATATAAGACCTGTCAAACCATATGGAGATATTATCATTCCGTGTTCCGCCGTAGGCCCCTCCTTTAAGGATTCCTACGTGGCAGTCCATTTTCTCATTGACTATATTATTTCAAGCATAGCTGCAAAAAATAAGGATGAGGGAATAGAGGTAGTTTCAAAAATTGAAGAGATATTAAGCCAAAATTATTTCATTGGCTTTTAATACTTTTAATCACAAAGCGCGCTGTTGATTGAAAGCAAAAAGAAAGGAGATAATCTATGAGTTCAAATGAACGAAAGAAACCAAGCTTTTTGTTTGCGTTACTGATCATGGCCGCTGTTTGTGTTGTGGTTATTGTCCCTTATATGAAATGGGGGGTATCTATGGCCGCCACCTTCTTTTTATCGTGGCTGTTTGTCATTCCGGCCTGCATGTCCCTGGGATTTACATACGAGGAACTTGAAAAGGCGGCAGTGTCTTACTGCGGGAAGATCATTACATCTGTATTTATCCTGTTGTCTGTGGGAGGTATGATTGGCGCATGGATTGCCGCAGGAACAGTGTCTGCGATTGTAGATGTGGGACTTCGGATGATAACACCCAAAATTTTTCTTCTGGTTACGTTTATTGTCGGAGCGTTGTACGCAATGGCGTGCGGTACTTCTTGGGGGACATTAGGTACCATTGGTATTGCGATGTCTGCCGTGGGACTGGGGCTAGGAGTTCCCCCGGCCATGACAGCCGGAGCAGTGGTCAGTGCCGCGTTCCTGGGAGATGGCTTTTCTCCGATGTCGGACAGCCCTAATTTGGCATCCGCGGTCACAGGGGTAAAATTGATGGACCATGTCAGGCATCTGGCAAAAATACAGTTTCCGGCCTTCATCATAAGCGCTGTATTATATACCATTTTAGGATTTGTATACGCAGGCGGAGAGGTCCAAAATGAGACCACGCTAATGATAATCAAAACATTAGGTGATAACTATAATGTGGGATTGATTGCCTTCCTGCCGGCGCTTATCGTAATCATACTGCTCCTGCTTAAGAAGTCGGCGATCATCTCAATCCTGATAAGTGCTGCCACCGGTATTGGCGTAGCTGTCATTTACCAGGGAAAATCATTGGCTTATGTGCTGACATGCTTCTGGTCAGGTGTAAAGAGCGATACCGGGATGGAACTTGTGGATACATTGCTGTCAAGAGGCGGAGTCACCAGCCTGTTTTCCAGTGCGTCCCTGTATCTCATCACATTCGGCCTTATCGGTATATTGACCCAGGCCGGTGTTCTGGATGCTGTGGTGGCGCCGATTGTTAATAAAGTAAAGACGGGTTTCCAGCTTCTCATAACAACCATTATTACAGGTTTCTTAGGAGATGCAGTGGGGTGTTCCGGTTCTTTTGCCTATCTTTTTGCGGGAAACCTCATGAAACCGCTCTACAAGAAAATGAATGTAAGCGATTTAGATTTAACCAGAAATCTGGCCTGCTCTGTAACCCCTTTAGGGCCGTTGATTCCATGGAACATGAACGCTGTCATTGCTCTGGATCTTTTGGGGGTATCCTGTTTCCAATATGCGCCCTACTGTTTCCAGGCATATGTCATGCCGGTTCTGTTAATCGTCAATTATCTGCTATTTAATAAAAGGGGAGGACAGCAAAATGGGGAAAATTAAGAATACAGAGAGTCTTTTAAATCATGGAGACAGGGAATCCAGGAAAAAGATTACAGAACTGCTGGAGCGCATGTGGGCAAAGGTGGACGCATACCATCTGATTAAGGAACTTATGTCTGTGGACGGTAATTGTCTGACCATTGGTACAAAGCGCTGGGATATGGATAAACTGGGCAATATCTATCTTTTTGGCGCGGGAAAAGCGTGTAATGCCATGGCCATGGCCGTATGTGATGTATTGAAGGAGAAGCTGACAGAAGGTGTTATATCCGTGAAGATAGCAGAGGATAACGATACCTATATCAATACCAGGGTCTATGTGGGAGGACACCCCCTTCCAAATGAAGAGGGGTACCGGGCCGCTGAAGATATAATACAAATGATTGATAAGGGAAAGCCGGGTGACCTGTTCATCTCTGTCATCAGCGGAGGCAGTTCCGCTTTACTGACATGCCCCAAAGAGGGCATCACATTGCAGGAGGAGATACAGGCCCAGGATATGCTGCTGCGCTCCGGCGCGAAGATTGAGGAAATCAATGCGGTCAGACGCCATATTTCCAGAACCAACGGCGGGCGCCTTGCGGAGCAGGTACTTAAAAATGGCGCTGAGATTGTAAATATAATTGTGGGAGACGGTGTGGGGGTAAAGCCTACTGTAGATTTCAAGGCACCGTTCCAGTTTTTCGGCACACCGGTGGCTCCGGATAAGACTACGATACAGGATGCGCGGGACTGTATCAGGAATTATCAGCTGGAGGACAAGCTGCCAGAGTCTATTTTAAAATATCTGTATGAAGATAATCCGGAGCATGAGACCCCAAAAGCATTTGGAGAGGGTGTGACGCACTTCTGCCTTAACAATGTACCGGATTCATGTGAAGCTGCAGTGGAAGCTGCCAGGGAAATGGGAATCAGCTCCATGGTATTTTCCACCTTTATCGAAGGTGAAAGCCGGGAGGCAGGATACTTCTTTGCCTCCATGGCAAGGGAGATACAGGCTAATCACAGACCGATTAAGGCGCCCTGCTTTGTATTCTGTTCAGGGGAGACCACGACGAAAGTGGAGGACGGAAGCAGGGGAACGGGAGGTCCTTCCCATGAGCTTGCATTGGGATTTGCCCATGGTGCCAGATACACTGCGGGCGCAGCCCTTGCATCGGTGGATACAGAGGGCACAGATGGGACAACCAGGTATGCGGGAGCACTGACGGATTCACAGACATTGCGGATGCTTTCTGAAAAGGGTATTAATATTTTTGACGTATTCAGAACCCACGATTGCGGCGGGGCGCTGGAGTGTACCCAGGATTCCATACTTACAGGAAATACAGGGACCAATCTGTGCGATTTTAACGTGATGTATGTACCGGAAGCGGAATAAGGGAGGAAAATAGGATGAATGGAAACAGAATAAAGGAAGTAAAGGCAAGACAGGTACTGGACTCTAAGGGAAGGCCTGTGGTAGAGACTGAAATATATACGGAAAATGGTAAGATGGGAAGGGCGGGAGCATCCACTGGCACGTCTGTTGGGAAGAATGAATCGTATGTATTAAGGGATAACGATAAAGAGTTATTTGGCGGCCTCAGCGTTTTTAAAGCAGTAAAAAATATCGAGGAAATCATTGGTCCGGCTTTGGTTGGTATGGATGTGACAGACCAGCAGGCAGTTGACCATAGGATGATAGAGCTGGACGGGACCAGATATAAGACGAATCTGGGAGGAAATGCAATCTATTCTGTTTCCTGTGCGGCCGCCAGAGCAGCGGCGGCCAGCGTGGGAAAGCCATTATGGAGGTACCTGGCAGAGGAAGAGCCGGAGAGGGTATTTGCGCCGGCATATAATATGATTAACGGCGGTACATATGGGAATTATACCCTTGCATTTCAGGAGTTTATTGTGATTCCTAAAAATGTAAGTACATTCTATGAGGGGTCCAGAATTGGGGTGGAGATATTCCAGAAGATGGGAGATATCATTAAGAAATACAACAATGGAAAACCGCCCGTGATGGGTAATTACAGCGGATATGGCGCCCCATCGGATGACCCGTTTGTATTGTTTGATATGCTTATGGAAGCAGCCTCATCATTGGGGTATGAAGATAAAATTATATTCTCCATGGATTGCGCTGCCAGTGAAATCTATGATGAGGCAAGGGACGCATATCTGTATAAGGGAACGTATATAGACAGGGACGAAATGATCTCACTGCTTTCCAGGATCGCGCATAAATATCCAATCGGGTTTATTGAGGATGCTCTGCAGGAAGAGGACTTTGAGGGATTCAAAAAAGCCAGGAAAGAGATACAGGCTGTATTGATCGGAGATGATTTTATATGCTCCAGCATTGACAGGGCCAAGAAAGCAATCGACATGGACGCGATACAGGGAATGATATTAAAGCCCAACC
Coding sequences within:
- a CDS encoding S66 peptidase family protein; translated protein: MVFPERLREGDTVGLVSPAFPVKEEERDGCVKLLEGMGYRVKLGTCLENMYNFHNYLAGDAGARGEDINRMFADPQVKAVFCVRGGYGSSQIMKYLDFDLVKQNPKIFVGYSDITNLHSAFQMFGNLVTFHGPMVCSNMLKDFDAYTRSGLFAALNMEEELEFRNPPGEEGFKTIRGGEAEGILAGGNISVLARACGTFYQLDTRDKILFLEDVEEGIASLDMYITQMEYAGMFEHAAGILLGDFTDCTNDRYDGTYQIEEFLHDRFGTFDLPVMYHIRSGHDKPMGTLPFGTMCRMDGDNKRLRFYRQLR
- a CDS encoding ISL3 family transposase, whose amino-acid sequence is MYPNYTKAFLNLEGVFIKKVVQADSFIKIFIQSQPVEQTCPCCGAKTKRIHDYRLQEVQDIPLLGKQVILLLRKRRYLCPYCRKRFTEPYSFLPSYHRRTRRLAFYIVSLLRQTFSLKQIAELTGVSVQTVCRLLDTICYPPPDQLPQALSIDEFKGNASTGKYQCILVDPKKRRILDILPDRTQSHLADYWRNIPRKERLKVKFFVCDMWRPYTELAQTFFPNATIIVDKYHFIRQMTWAIENVRKRLQRSMPVSLRKYYKGSRKLILTRYKKLKDENKQACDLMLHYSEDLRLAHRMKEWFYDICQMEAYRQQQREFDDWIANAQSCGIKEFEACAKTYRAWRKEILNAFKYGLTNGPTEGFNNKIKVLKRSSYGIRNFKRFRTRILHCTS
- a CDS encoding MurR/RpiR family transcriptional regulator, with product MKNIIDEINKRYENLTKSQKIIADFLLENYALVPFETLNEIAHRIGLSTTSLIRFSRTMGYKDYTDLKKNIQDLIKVKVSLPSRFGELSEQGGTPNDLLLRCRDIAVNNIEATLRLQDTEKLDLAVDWISSANHNYVLGLRTCFSPAFYLAVVLSQIKKKVRLIQGIASTYPEEITDVEEGDVCTVFSFPRFYKETVNIAHFMRRRGAKVIIITGKDIRPVKPYGDIIIPCSAVGPSFKDSYVAVHFLIDYIISSIAAKNKDEGIEVVSKIEEILSQNYFIGF
- a CDS encoding Na+/H+ antiporter NhaC family protein, which encodes MSSNERKKPSFLFALLIMAAVCVVVIVPYMKWGVSMAATFFLSWLFVIPACMSLGFTYEELEKAAVSYCGKIITSVFILLSVGGMIGAWIAAGTVSAIVDVGLRMITPKIFLLVTFIVGALYAMACGTSWGTLGTIGIAMSAVGLGLGVPPAMTAGAVVSAAFLGDGFSPMSDSPNLASAVTGVKLMDHVRHLAKIQFPAFIISAVLYTILGFVYAGGEVQNETTLMIIKTLGDNYNVGLIAFLPALIVIILLLLKKSAIISILISAATGIGVAVIYQGKSLAYVLTCFWSGVKSDTGMELVDTLLSRGGVTSLFSSASLYLITFGLIGILTQAGVLDAVVAPIVNKVKTGFQLLITTIITGFLGDAVGCSGSFAYLFAGNLMKPLYKKMNVSDLDLTRNLACSVTPLGPLIPWNMNAVIALDLLGVSCFQYAPYCFQAYVMPVLLIVNYLLFNKRGGQQNGEN
- a CDS encoding glycerate kinase type-2 family protein; protein product: MGKIKNTESLLNHGDRESRKKITELLERMWAKVDAYHLIKELMSVDGNCLTIGTKRWDMDKLGNIYLFGAGKACNAMAMAVCDVLKEKLTEGVISVKIAEDNDTYINTRVYVGGHPLPNEEGYRAAEDIIQMIDKGKPGDLFISVISGGSSALLTCPKEGITLQEEIQAQDMLLRSGAKIEEINAVRRHISRTNGGRLAEQVLKNGAEIVNIIVGDGVGVKPTVDFKAPFQFFGTPVAPDKTTIQDARDCIRNYQLEDKLPESILKYLYEDNPEHETPKAFGEGVTHFCLNNVPDSCEAAVEAAREMGISSMVFSTFIEGESREAGYFFASMAREIQANHRPIKAPCFVFCSGETTTKVEDGSRGTGGPSHELALGFAHGARYTAGAALASVDTEGTDGTTRYAGALTDSQTLRMLSEKGINIFDVFRTHDCGGALECTQDSILTGNTGTNLCDFNVMYVPEAE
- the eno gene encoding phosphopyruvate hydratase — encoded protein: MNGNRIKEVKARQVLDSKGRPVVETEIYTENGKMGRAGASTGTSVGKNESYVLRDNDKELFGGLSVFKAVKNIEEIIGPALVGMDVTDQQAVDHRMIELDGTRYKTNLGGNAIYSVSCAAARAAAASVGKPLWRYLAEEEPERVFAPAYNMINGGTYGNYTLAFQEFIVIPKNVSTFYEGSRIGVEIFQKMGDIIKKYNNGKPPVMGNYSGYGAPSDDPFVLFDMLMEAASSLGYEDKIIFSMDCAASEIYDEARDAYLYKGTYIDRDEMISLLSRIAHKYPIGFIEDALQEEDFEGFKKARKEIQAVLIGDDFICSSIDRAKKAIDMDAIQGMILKPNQIGTLTEAIETVRFMKQHDLLVVASGRAGGVIDDPNAELAIALGLPIMKTGAPRSGERTIFTNTGLRVEEQLKPGKTMADVLKVPGFERLG